Proteins from one Mycolicibacter virginiensis genomic window:
- a CDS encoding alkaline phosphatase family protein, which produces MPGSICDILPSAAALLGVAGASDPLGLRERVGDVQRVAVVLVDGLGYHLLPQLTQDAPLLASVLAGTIGQLTELSCTFPSTTPTSLVSLGTGVPPGEHGVLGFTVNVPGTDQVLTHIFWGEEPPPALWQPVPTWFERLRDAGVAARAVLPEMFVGSGLTESAYRGADFCPVAKGEPYAQRVVAELASPGLVYGYTAALDHAAHVSGIGSEHWHAAAAKVDALLRHLLEELPADTALLVTADHGGLNVPEEARVDLDADPVLRAGIRVVAGEPRVRYLHTEPGATADVLATWTERLAGRAMVQTREQAVAAGVFGPVREGHLARIGDIVVTCTGGTAVLATEHEPPQTAQLVGFHGGLTPAEMAIPLLAFSR; this is translated from the coding sequence GTGCCCGGTTCGATCTGCGACATCCTGCCGTCCGCTGCCGCGCTGCTGGGAGTTGCGGGCGCGAGCGACCCGCTCGGTCTGCGCGAGCGCGTCGGTGACGTGCAGCGGGTGGCGGTGGTGCTGGTTGACGGGTTGGGCTATCACCTGTTGCCGCAACTGACGCAGGACGCACCCCTGCTGGCCTCGGTGCTGGCCGGCACCATCGGCCAACTGACCGAACTGTCTTGTACGTTCCCCTCCACCACGCCCACCAGCTTGGTCTCCCTGGGCACGGGCGTGCCGCCGGGCGAGCACGGCGTGCTGGGTTTCACCGTCAATGTTCCCGGAACCGATCAGGTGCTCACACACATCTTCTGGGGTGAGGAGCCGCCGCCGGCGCTCTGGCAGCCGGTGCCCACCTGGTTCGAGCGGCTGCGCGACGCCGGCGTGGCTGCCCGCGCCGTGCTGCCGGAGATGTTCGTCGGCAGTGGGCTGACCGAGTCGGCCTACCGAGGCGCGGACTTTTGCCCGGTGGCCAAGGGAGAGCCCTACGCCCAGCGGGTGGTCGCGGAGCTGGCCTCCCCGGGCCTGGTCTACGGCTACACCGCAGCACTCGACCACGCCGCGCACGTGTCGGGGATCGGCTCGGAGCACTGGCACGCCGCCGCCGCCAAAGTCGATGCGCTGCTGCGGCATCTCCTCGAGGAACTGCCAGCAGACACGGCGTTGCTGGTCACCGCGGACCACGGCGGGCTCAACGTGCCCGAGGAGGCCCGCGTCGACCTCGACGCCGACCCGGTGTTGCGCGCCGGAATCCGAGTGGTGGCCGGCGAGCCGCGGGTGCGCTACCTGCACACCGAGCCCGGCGCCACAGCCGACGTGCTGGCGACCTGGACCGAACGCCTGGCCGGGCGGGCCATGGTGCAAACCCGCGAACAGGCCGTTGCCGCTGGGGTATTCGGGCCCGTGCGAGAAGGGCATCTGGCGCGCATCGGCGACATTGTCGTGACCTGTACCGGCGGCACCGCGGTCCTGGCGACCGAACACGAGCCGCCGCAGACGGCGCAACTGGTGGGCTTCCACGGCGGGCTCACCCCGGCTGAGATGGCGATCCCGCTGCTCGCCTTCTCCCGTTGA
- a CDS encoding potassium/proton antiporter — protein sequence MSLEQLYLALLIGGLVLLASIIATRAADRVGLPSLLLFLLVGVVIGNDGLGLDFSDVQLASDLGTTALAVILVEGGLTTRFANIRRLLAPAAVLATVGVVVSMAVIAVAAHLLLGISWQLAFLLGAIVSPTDAAAVFSILRVLPLPRRVAGLLEAESGFNDAPAAIVVLMLSTTPLVIDPAHAIGGVFYELIAGSAIGLVVGLLGAMMLRRAALPASGLYPLATFGLAMVAFAAAASLHASGFIAAYLSGVVLANSGLPHRAAIRSFAEGLGWLAQIGLFVLLGLLVSPSQLSGELIPALIIGAVLLLLSRPLSVVASLIWFKVPWREQIFLSWAGLRGAVPIVLATFPIVEGVPDSYRLLNIVFILVVVYTVVQGPSLGLFAHWLRLIPRDATREIQVEAAPLDVLEAELLTMTVQPGSKLHNVSVLELRLPDPSVITLIIRKGDTFVPQPDTRITVGDELLIVTTSKTRLSAERRLRAVSRRGKLAHWFDEYGDSE from the coding sequence ATGAGCCTGGAACAGCTCTACCTGGCTCTGTTGATCGGGGGCTTGGTTCTGCTTGCCAGCATCATCGCCACCCGCGCGGCGGATCGAGTCGGGCTGCCCAGCCTGTTGCTGTTCCTGCTGGTCGGGGTGGTGATCGGTAATGACGGGCTGGGTCTGGATTTCTCCGACGTGCAACTGGCCAGTGACCTGGGCACCACCGCGCTGGCGGTGATCCTGGTCGAAGGTGGTTTGACCACCCGTTTCGCCAACATCCGCCGATTGCTGGCGCCGGCTGCGGTGCTGGCCACCGTCGGTGTCGTGGTCAGCATGGCGGTCATCGCGGTGGCCGCGCATCTGCTGCTGGGCATCAGTTGGCAACTGGCGTTCCTGCTGGGGGCGATCGTCTCGCCCACCGACGCCGCGGCGGTGTTCTCCATCTTGCGGGTGCTGCCGCTGCCGCGGCGGGTGGCCGGCCTGCTGGAAGCGGAGTCCGGTTTCAACGACGCGCCGGCCGCGATCGTTGTCCTGATGCTGAGCACCACGCCGCTGGTGATCGACCCGGCCCACGCCATCGGCGGGGTGTTTTATGAATTGATAGCGGGCTCGGCGATCGGCCTGGTCGTCGGGCTGCTCGGTGCGATGATGCTGCGTCGGGCGGCCTTGCCGGCATCCGGGCTGTACCCCTTGGCGACGTTCGGGCTGGCGATGGTGGCGTTCGCGGCGGCGGCGTCGTTGCACGCCAGCGGGTTTATCGCCGCCTACCTGTCGGGTGTGGTGTTGGCCAACTCCGGCCTGCCGCATCGCGCGGCCATCCGCTCGTTCGCCGAGGGGCTGGGCTGGCTGGCGCAGATCGGGCTGTTCGTGTTGCTGGGCTTGTTGGTGAGCCCGAGCCAGTTGTCCGGAGAACTGATCCCGGCGCTGATCATCGGGGCGGTACTGCTGCTGTTGAGCCGGCCGTTGTCGGTGGTGGCGTCGCTGATCTGGTTCAAAGTGCCCTGGCGTGAACAGATCTTCCTCTCGTGGGCGGGGCTGCGTGGCGCGGTTCCGATCGTGCTCGCGACCTTCCCGATCGTCGAGGGCGTCCCGGACAGCTACCGACTGCTCAACATCGTGTTCATCCTGGTGGTGGTCTACACCGTGGTGCAGGGCCCCAGCCTGGGTCTGTTCGCGCACTGGTTGCGACTGATCCCGCGTGACGCCACCCGCGAGATCCAGGTTGAGGCGGCGCCTCTGGATGTCTTGGAGGCCGAACTGCTGACGATGACGGTGCAGCCGGGGTCGAAGCTGCACAACGTCTCGGTGCTGGAGCTGCGACTGCCCGATCCGAGCGTGATCACCCTGATCATCCGCAAAGGCGACACCTTCGTGCCCCAGCCCGACACCCGGATCACCGTCGGCGACGAGCTGCTGATCGTCACCACCAGCAAGACCCGTCTGTCGGCCGAACGCCGCCTGCGGGCGGTCAGCCGGCGCGGCAAGCTGGCCCACTGGTTCGACGAGTACGGCGACTCGGAGTAA